The following are encoded in a window of bacterium genomic DNA:
- a CDS encoding DUF3343 domain-containing protein, translating into MDKELKEECILVFQTTHRTLQAENILKKEKIKIKIILKPRSITTDCGLAIKFDPLNKDTVLKIIKDYNLSLMGIYGRSGEKWIKL; encoded by the coding sequence ATGGACAAAGAGCTGAAAGAAGAATGTATCCTGGTTTTTCAAACTACGCATAGAACGCTGCAGGCGGAAAATATTTTAAAAAAAGAGAAGATAAAGATTAAAATTATATTAAAACCCCGTTCAATTACAACTGATTGCGGCCTGGCGATTAAATTTGACCCTTTAAACAAAGATACAGTCTTAAAAATTATTAAGGATTATAATTTGTCATTAATGGGAATATACGGCAGGAGCGGAGAAAAATGGATAAAATTATAA